The Actinoplanes sp. N902-109 genomic interval CACTGCCCGGCTGCGCGCCGCTGATGACTGGTGGCTGGGGATCGTAGCGCCAGGACGACTCTGCGCGCTCGACCTCCTGGCCATCCTTGCGGATGACGCGCCACGCGCCCTGAAGAAAAGCTGGGAGTCTGCTGGCAGCTGTCAGGGACGCCGGGCGGTCAGCGGCACCGTAGCCGTCGCGCCGAGCGGCCAGGCGGTCCGGACCGCGGCTGCGGCCTGGGCCGGGTCGATGCCGCGGCCCGGTTCGGGCAGCCGGCTGAGCAGCACGGTCTCCAGTCGAGCACGGTCGACGTCGACGACCGGCGGCACCGTGCGGGTCGAGAACAGCACCGGGCTGCCCTTCATCGCGTGACCCACCGTCCGGTCGACGTTGAGGCGCAGGCCGATCTCGACGGGACTGATCGTCACCGTACGGCCGCCGAGGTCCACCCGCACCGGATCGTTCACGTGCGGGGCGAAGGCGTCGGACAGCGTGCGCTCGGCGACCGTGCGCGACTTGCCGCCCAGGTCCAGGCCGAGAACGCGGGTGCCGCGGGGCACATCACCGCCGTACACGTACGCCGTGCCGCCGGCCGCCGCCAGCATCAGACCCGCCACAGCGCCGACCACGACGACGCGCCTCCTGTCGAGATCCTCCAGACCGGTCGTCATGGCTTGGCGGCGACGGACCTCTTCAAGATCGCCCGATAGGTGTAGACCGCGAAGGTCAGGCTGCCGACCAGGATCATCACCAGGGCGATCCAATCGTTGCCGCTGACCAGGTAGTCACCCTCGGGCGTGCTGGTGCCGGCGGCGACGAACATGATCAGCGTCCAGACCGCCCACGGCGGCGCGATCGCCCAGCGCCGGCCGACCACGGCGGTGGCGAACCAGGCGATCGCCCAGTTGGCCACGATCGCGACCAGCACGGCGACGCCGATCGGCACCGCGCCGATGCGCAGCGGGGTCAGCAGCAGCTCGAGCCCGGCCGTGAGCGCCGTGGCCAGCACCGACACCACGATGCCGCCGATCTTGACCAGCACGTCGAGCCGTGGCCGGGCGCGGCCGGGACCGTCGCCGGGCGGCGCTGTCACCGGAGCCTCCAGCGTCATGGCGTCACCACGTTGCTGAACAAGTCGCTCTCCCACTTGTGCGGGCCGCCCACCTCGCCGCGCTCACCCTTGACCAGCATGTAGTACTCGATGCCCATGAACTCGTCGCCGAAGTCACCGGCGATGCCGTACAGCCACGAGTTGTCCGGGATCTGGGTGGCGTGCGCGCGCATGGCGGCCACCTTGTGGGCATGGAACTCGGTGCCGTCGATGCGTGCGGCGATCTCGTCGTCGGGATGCCCGAACGGCAGGTCCTCGACCGATTCCACGTCGGCGAACGGGTTGCCCTCCATGCCCTTGAACGCCTTGATCCCGCCCTCGAGCACGCTCACCGGCAGCGCCGTCCAGTAAATCTTCTCCGGACCGAAGCCCTCGGCCTCGGCCAGCTCGGCGGCGCGCATGGCCACGCGGTGGGCCTGGATGTGGTCGGGGTGCCCGTAGAAGCCGTTCTCGTCGTACGTGATCAGCACCTGCGGGCGTACCTCCCGCATGATCTCCAGGCAGAGCGCCGCGGCCTCGTCGAGGTCGGCCTGCCAGAAGGCCCGGGGGTGGTTGTTGGTCTCCAGACCCATCATGCCGGAGTCGCGATAGCGGCCCGCACCACCGAGGAAGCGGTGGTCGGTGACGCCGAGCGCGGCACACGCGCGCTGCAGCTCGCCGATGCGCCACCCGCCGAGCTGGTCGGCCTGGCGCGCCTCGAGCTGGGCCAGCTCCGGCACCCAGATCTCGCCCTCCTCGCCCAGCGTGCAGGTCACCAGCGTGACCTGGGCGCCCTCGGCGGCATAGCGGGCCATCGTGGCGCCGGTGCCGGTCACCTCGTCGTCCGGGTGGGCGTGGACCAGCATGAGGCGGCGTGCGGGCTGCGCGTTCGTCACCCGCGCAACTTTACGCGGCAATACTTCCTGCGGTTTGGTGGGCGGGAGTGGCTGGTGATCAGCGATGCTGAACGGCGTGGAGCATCCCGAACTCGCCGAGCACACCGGCCGGTTCCGCGCCGGCACACCGCACGCTGTGACGGTCGGCGAGGACGGCGCGCGGGTCGCTTTCCTGCGCTCAGCCGGGGCGGACGACCCGGACCCGGCGCTGTGGGTGCTCACGGTGGCCACCGGCGAGGTGGAGAAGATCGCCGACGGTCCGATAGCGTCCTATGCCGGATCATCCGATTTGTCGGTGTTGAAGTGGGTCGCCCCGGGCGACGCCAAGCGCGACATCCGGCCCGACCCCACCGGCACCCATGTCGGCTTCGTCGGGCCGGACGGCTCGCTCTGGGCCGACGACCAGCTCCTGGCCGGCGAACCCGGCGTCACCTGGGGCGTCGCCGAGCCGGCGGCCCACGAGTTCGGCCGCGACCGCGGCTGGTGGTGGTCGCCCGACGGCAACCACATCCTCGCCGTCCGCAACGCCGGGCCGGTCAGCCTGCACTTCCTCGACCTGTACGGCGGGTGGGTCGACGTGCACTGGGATCGCGAGACCTACCCCTACCTCGCCGACGTGCGCTGGACCACCGGCAACCCGCTCATCACCGTGCTCCGGCGCTCGCAGCAACACGGGCTCGTGTTGTCGGTCGACCCCCGTACCGGGGAGACGCAGGTCCATGCCGAGCTAGCCGACGCGCGCTGGGTCGAACCCGTGCCCGGCACGCCGCTGCTGCTGCCCGACGGGCGGGTGCTGGTCGGCGGCGAACTCGCCCACGACGGCTTCGACGCCCGCTGCCTGTTCGCCGACGGCAGCCTGCTCACCCCGCCCGGTCTCTACGTACGCCGGGTCGCCGGGGTGCTCGCCGCCTCGCACGAACTGATCGTCGAGGGCACCGAGGGCGAACCCGCCGAACAGCACGTCTATGCCATCCGCAGCTCGATCGGCGGCAGCGGCCCACGCACCCGCCGGTTGACCACCGAACCGGGCTGGCACCACGCCGACGTCGGTGGCGACCTGGTCATGATCGACCACTCGCTGCTGCCGCCGGGGCCGGCCGCTTTCCCGTACGACCCACGCCCGGTCTTCGAGCGCGTCACCGACCGCCGCCTGCCCACCGCCGTGCTCTACCCCACCGCCCACGTCGGCGGCACCCGCCTGCCGGTGCTGCTGGACCTCGGCCTCGGCCCCGGTCACCAGCAGGTGGTCAACGACCCCGCCGCCTGGCAGGAAAGACAATGGTGGGCCGACGCCGGCTTCGTCGTGGTCGCTGTCGACCCCAGGGGTACGCCCGGAGTGGCCCCCAGCTTCGAGAAGATCGTCCACCACCGGCTCGCCGACATCGCCCTGACCGACCTGGCCGAAGCCCTGCACGCGCTCACCGGCAAACACCCCGACCTGGACCTGACCCGGGTGGCCGTGCGCGGCACCCGGCTCGGTGGCTGGCTGGCGGCCCTCGCCGTGCAGCGCCGCCCCGAGGTCTTCCGCTGCGGCATCGCCCACGACCCGGTCCTGCGCTGGAGTGAGCTGCCACCCGCGTTCGCCGAGCGCTACCTCGGCCCGCCGGCCGACAACCCCGAGATCTACGAGCACCACACCGCGGCACCGGCCGGTCCGGCGCTGCTGGTCTCCCCCGCCGGAGGCCTGACCGAAGAACTGCAGTTCGTCATCCGGGAGTGCACATGACCTCAGCCCTGATCGGCCGCAGCCTGCCCATGGAAGCCCTGGCCACCACGGAGGCGGACTACCTCCAGCTGGGCGAGACGTCAGCCATCTCGGAACTCTGGGACGGCAACGTCCTGACCTGCCCCCGCGACACACCCCGGCACCAGATGATCCTGACCGCCCTGGCCAACGCCCTGCGCGCCGGCCGCTCCGACCTCAACGTGATCACCGGGGTGCCGGTCCGGCTCGCCCCCGGCCGCATCACCGTCCCCGACCTGATCATCTCGGGCACCATCGACCCGGACATCCCGCTGGTGGAGGCCACGTCGGTGCGGCTGGTCTGCGAGATCACCTCGGCCGCGAGCGCCACGGTCGACTGGACGCTGAAGATGCACGCCTATGCCCAGGCCCGCATCCCCTGCTATCTGGTCGCCGAACCGGACCGCGGATTGTTGCACAGCAACATGCTCTCGGCCCAGGGGTATGTTGAACAATCAGTGATGCAGCTCGTGCGCGTGACCGGTCTTGATATCTGACGAGAGACTTGACGCATGACTAGACTTCCAGGCGAGAGCGATGACAAAATCACGTTCATGACAACCGCCATTTCGGGTCGGGGCTTGCCGTGGACCGAGGAGGAGTTTCTGGCGCTGGGTGAAACCCCGGAGCGGATCGAACTCATCAACGGAGCCCTCACCTTGACCCCCGCACCGCTCATTCGCCACCAACAGATCTCGCGCCGACTGGCAAACGCGATAGAGGCCGCGATCCCCGAGCGTCTGCAGGTCTACGAGGCAATCAACGTCCGCCTGGAGACAGGACGCATCTTCATCCCGGACATCGCGATCACAGAACTGGTCGACGAGGACGGCCTGGTGGTGGATGCCGGTTCCGTGCCGCTGGTCTGCGAGATCACGTCACCGTCCAACCCGGCCGCCGACAAGGTGACCAAGATGCATTACTACGCGGCGGCGGGCATCCCCTGGTATCTGATCGTGGATCAGCCGTCCGACGAAATGCATCTCCACCAGCTCAGCGGAGCGCATTACATCCACCATTCCGTCACCGCGCGCGGTGAAAAATTGCACCTCCCACCCCCGATCGACGCGGACGTCGACACCGCCGGTTTGCTACGGAACTAGGTCAAGCGGCGGTGAGGCGGTTGCGGCCGGCTCGTTTGGCGGCGTACAGGTGGGCGTCGGCGCGGTCGTAGAGGTCGTGGCCCGATTCGCCGGGGCGGCACGCCGCCAGGCCCATACTGAGCGTGACGCGCAGGCCCGGGGCGATGGCCGACCAGTCGCGGGCCAGGATGACCTGGCGGATCTGCTCGGCGACCTGGCGGCCTTCCCGTTCGCTCGCCGACAGGAAGAGCGCGAATTCGTCACCGCCGAGGCGCACAGCTTCCTCATCCGCGCGGCAGTGCGCTCGCAGCACGCCGGCTATCTCAGCGAGCACCCGATCGCCCACGCTGTGCGAGAAGTCGTCGTTGATGGTCTTGAAGCGGTCCACGTCGATCAGCAGCAGGGCGCTCAGGCCGGCCAGCGAGCCCATCCGGCGGTCGAAGATGCGCCGGTTGCCCAGGCCGGTGAGCGCATCGGACGTCGCCGCGCGGTCCGCCCCGGCGCGGGCCGCCTCCAGTTCCACCCGGCGATAGGCCTGGCGCACCATCGTGCGGCGGTCGAGACGCAGCCGCCACAGCATGTCGATCTGATCGCGCAGGGCGGCAAGCACCGCCTGAGCCGCCTCGCCAGGGAGTTCCAGAGTGGCGAGCACGGCCAGCTCGTACCGGTAGATGAGCCTCTGGTCGGGTTGATAGGCCAGCTGATCGGCGGCGACGAACTCACGGCGGGCGCCACGCAGGTCGCCGGTGTCGCGCAGCACCACGCCATGGGCCAGGTGCAACAAGCGTGACTCGTGGTCCTGACCTTCCTGACGCATTCTCAGCAGGAGCTCGTGCACGATGCCGAGCGCTTCGGCGTA includes:
- a CDS encoding Uma2 family endonuclease translates to MTCPRDTPRHQMILTALANALRAGRSDLNVITGVPVRLAPGRITVPDLIISGTIDPDIPLVEATSVRLVCEITSAASATVDWTLKMHAYAQARIPCYLVAEPDRGLLHSNMLSAQGYVEQSVMQLVRVTGLDI
- the mshB gene encoding N-acetyl-1-D-myo-inositol-2-amino-2-deoxy-alpha-D-glucopyranoside deacetylase, with amino-acid sequence MLVHAHPDDEVTGTGATMARYAAEGAQVTLVTCTLGEEGEIWVPELAQLEARQADQLGGWRIGELQRACAALGVTDHRFLGGAGRYRDSGMMGLETNNHPRAFWQADLDEAAALCLEIMREVRPQVLITYDENGFYGHPDHIQAHRVAMRAAELAEAEGFGPEKIYWTALPVSVLEGGIKAFKGMEGNPFADVESVEDLPFGHPDDEIAARIDGTEFHAHKVAAMRAHATQIPDNSWLYGIAGDFGDEFMGIEYYMLVKGERGEVGGPHKWESDLFSNVVTP
- a CDS encoding diguanylate cyclase, whose protein sequence is MPAEGLPALLLPYGPFAALALHVHDLTIQGRQAETLTAADHAEGVATVLGDLRTVRSVRLGRMYALTALGRLQEALAVGEQLVSASLTAGPRSTDAKILADTAEVLLRMGRIDDGLVYLARAMVLLETAPRGSVRYVSAMSSLCEAAKVAELFELADECLRVPDDVLDFSDLYRSSADLQRAELRLEWGLRLEQVGRVEEAARLYESSVTLLERWAGLLPDAPLASALLALGMAKTGRYAEALGIVHELLLRMRQEGQDHESRLLHLAHGVVLRDTGDLRGARREFVAADQLAYQPDQRLIYRYELAVLATLELPGEAAQAVLAALRDQIDMLWRLRLDRRTMVRQAYRRVELEAARAGADRAATSDALTGLGNRRIFDRRMGSLAGLSALLLIDVDRFKTINDDFSHSVGDRVLAEIAGVLRAHCRADEEAVRLGGDEFALFLSASEREGRQVAEQIRQVILARDWSAIAPGLRVTLSMGLAACRPGESGHDLYDRADAHLYAAKRAGRNRLTAA
- a CDS encoding Uma2 family endonuclease; this translates as MTTAISGRGLPWTEEEFLALGETPERIELINGALTLTPAPLIRHQQISRRLANAIEAAIPERLQVYEAINVRLETGRIFIPDIAITELVDEDGLVVDAGSVPLVCEITSPSNPAADKVTKMHYYAAAGIPWYLIVDQPSDEMHLHQLSGAHYIHHSVTARGEKLHLPPPIDADVDTAGLLRN